A stretch of DNA from Phenylobacterium koreense:
TGATAGTCCTCGGCGAAATAGAACTCGGGCGCCTCGGCGATCTCGGTGGTGACCGGGCCGTAGCCCTTGGCCGACAGCGCCTGCTGGTAGGCCTGCAGCGAGGCCGTGGCCGCAGCGGCCTGGGCGTCGTTGTGGACGTAAATGCCCGACCGGTACTGGGTCCCGATGTCGTTTCCCTGGCGCATGCCCTGGGTCGGGTCGTGGTTCTCCCAGAAGACCTTCAGCAGGTCCTCATAGGTGACTACGCGGGGATCGAAGACCACGCGAACCGATTCAGCATGGCCGGTGCGACCGCTGCAGACCTCTTCATAGGTCGGATTGGGGTGATCCCGTTCTGATAGCCGACGGCCGTCACCCAGACGCCGGGAACCTGCCAGAACTTGCGCTCCACGCCCCAGAAGCAGCCCATGGCGAAGTCGGCGACCTCCAGCCCTTCCGGATAGGGCCCCTTCAGCGGACGGCCGTTCACGAAGTGAAGCTCGGCGGTGGGCAAGGGGTTCGACCGGCCCGGGAGGGCGGTGTCGGGGGAGGGAAGCTCGGAGGTTTTCTTGGCGAAGAGCATGGGCTTGGCCGATCAGGAGGGGACAGGCTGCAAACATAGGAGTGCGGTCACGCAAATGCACGCGCCCCAGCGGCGCCAAAGGCTCAAACGGCGCTTGCCCGGCAAGGCGTCATGAGTATATTGCGCGCCTTCCGCGAGGGGCCGCACGCTCCTCAAGGCCTGTGGTGAGGTGGCGGAGTGGTCGATCGCGCACGCTTGGAAAGCGTGTATAGGTGAAAGCCTATCGAGGGTTCGAATCCCTCTCTCACCGCCATTCAGTCTGAAAATTCGTCTCTCAACCGACGCTGGACGCCCAAGCCGCGGATAACGCGGCGCTTTTCCCGCTTCCTAGCCAACTGGTCTCGCGCAACCGCCGCCGTAAGCGGCGCAATAGCGCCCCTGTGCGTCGCCGGTCTCTCGCGGCGCCCCGCCATACACAGTTTCACCCTGTTGTCCTGTTCCCCGCAATCGACCGGTCGTGACGAGGCCGGCTGCACAGCCGGCCTCGTAGCAAACACCTGATCTAACGGGTTTTCTTTAGCGCTGTTGCGCGATGCGCACTGAACAGAACAGGAGAAAAACAGGCCCTGCTATCGGCTGGAACAGGTCCTGCAAGCGCAGGGAACAGGACCTGCAACCCGTTGAATCAGGACCTGTCGAAATCCAGCACCCGTCGCTGCTCGCTCCACTCGATGGGCAGATCGATGTCAAGCAGCTGGTGCAAAGTCAGGCCTGGCGGCTGTCGTCCATGCATGATGGCGTGCTGGATGTCCGGCGCGAGAAAGGCGAGCTCGACAAGTTTGCGCTGGTAGGGATCGGCGACGCCCCGCCCCATCGGCAGAGCGCCTCGTCCGGCCACGGGCACGAGGCCATTTTCCCGCAGAATTTCATGCGACCGCCGTAGCGCCCGGATCAACGTCCGGTCCGGCCGGGCGCGCTCGCCTGCCGCCTTCAGCCAGGTCCGACCACCGCGAACCTCCGGCCTCTGTCCAGGGATCAGCCGAAGCGTACCTTCCGGCGCGGGTTCAAGCATGTCGTGGTATCCCAGGCGATCCTGCCAGTCCCGCGCGATCGACGTTCGCACCTCGATGGCCACGCCATCGGGCATCAGCTCCACCTTGAGCAGATGGGCTGCGAGGTCCTCCCAGGACGCCGTTGATGCGCCTGCGAGAAGGCGAAGCCTTTCAAGCACGAAGTCCTCGATCACCGGCGCCGAGATGCGTGCCGGCTTTTCACCGCGGGCCGCCTCGACCGCAGCGTAGTAGCGGAAGGTCGCCCCATGCCGATTCCTGGTGTGGCTCGGGCTCATCGTCCGCCCGCTGGCGTCGACGATCCGACCGACCAAGCGGCTGGGGCTCGCCTGTACCTTCGCCTTGTGTCGCCGCACATTGTCGTCGAGCGCGGTCTGGACCGCCTGGAACAGCTCCGGAGCGATGATGGGCTCGTGAAGGCCTGGATAGCTTTTGTCTCGATGGACGATTTCACCCAGGTACACACGATTGCGGAGCAGGTGAAACAGCGCACCACGAGCGAATGGACCGCCGCCTACGATGTGGCCCGCCTTGGCCATTCGCTGCTTGGAAGAAACGCCCCGCCGGTTCAACTCCGCGCATAGCGCCGGCACGGAGCCGAGTTCGAGATAGAGTTCGAAGATCACCCGGACGGTGTCGGCCTCCGGCTGGTTCAGCACCAGTTTGCGATCCTCGCAGTCATAGCCCAGGGGCAGGTTGCCCCCCATCCACATGCCCTTGGCCTTGGATGCTGCGATCTTGTCACGGATGCGCTCGCCGGTGACCTCTCGCTCGAATTGAGCAAAGGACAGCAAGACGTTCAGCGTCAGACGTCCCATGCTGGTGGTCGTGTTGAACGCCTGCGTCACCGAGACGAAGGAAGCGCCGGCTTTGTCCATCACCTCGACAATCTTCGCGAAGTCCGCGAGAGAACGCGTCAGGCGATCGACCTTGTAGACCACGACGATGTCGATCTTGCCGGCGCGGATATCGGCCAGGAGCCGGTCGAGCGCCGGGCGCTCCATCGAGCCGCCCGAGAAACCACCATCATCGTACTTGGCCGGCAGCGCCTTCCAGCCTTCGCCGACCTGAGAGCGGACGTAGGCTTCACAAGCTTCGCGCTGCGCATCCAGGCTGTTGAAGGATTGATCGAGGCCCTCCTCCGAGCTCTTGCGCGTATAAATGGCGCAACGCTTGCGGCTCATTTGCCGTCGTCCGATCGAAGGCCGAAGAAACGCGGACCGTTCCACCGCGTGCCGGTGATCGACCGGGCGATCTCGGAAAGGCTCGCCCAGCGCTCGCCATCGTAGATGTAACCGCTGTCGGCGACCTCCACCTCGTGACGCACGCCGCGCCACTCTCGGACCAGCCGCGTGCCGGCCGCGAGCCCCCTCGGCTGCGTGTTCGACTTCAGCGCGCGTTGTGTCTCGGAGTCGAGGCCCCCAAACGCCTCGGCCTGAACCCGCCAGGCCAGAATACGCCGAAGCAGGTCGGGCGAGCGAAGCGGCGGCGGCGCACCATACCGCGCGCGCCAGATTTCCCGCAGCGACTGAAGCCCGAGCGCGTTCAGCGCCCGGACTTCCTCCATCGCCTGCGTCTGCCGGCTCACGCGGTCGCGCCGACAAGGCGGTAGACGCGGCCCGACGGCGTCTTCTCCGATACGAGCTGCAGGCCGAGCTTCTTCTTCAGCGTTCCAGCCATGAAGCCACGCACCGAGTGCGGCAGCCACCCTGTCGTTTCGGACATTTGCACGACCGTCGCGCCTTCAGGTCGCTCCAGCAGGCCGCGCAGGGTGGCGGTCTTCGAGCCGCTTGCGATTTCGACCACCGGCGCGGACTCGGCCGGCTCGATCTTGCGGACAGGCGTCGCCTTCGGCGCACGCACACCGGCCGCTTCGCGGCCTTCGCGGGTGATCGTCAGCAGACTCGCCTCGCCATCACGTGGCACTGCGATGAGATAGCCACGCTTGATCAGGGCGTGCGCGATGCGCCCATCGACGGTGTCGACTGCGAGATCGCCGCCAACGGCGGATTTCAGGATTTCAATCTGAGCAGGCTTTAGGTTGGACACGAGGTGCTCCGGTATTCGCCGGCGCGCCATCGCGCCGGTCCCACCGGGCAGAGCCCCGTCGCGACCTATCGCCGGGGCTGCGGCGCGAGGCATCGGGGCGTCGCTTCCGCGCGACCAATGACGCTCTGGTCGGTGGCGAAGTCCAGTCCGAAGCTCAGGTTTCGTGGTGGTAGGCTCGGCGCAAGGCCATCGCCGTCGCATCCGCCGCGAGCGCGATGTCGCGTCCGATGTCGCCGATCGCCTGTAACTCGTCGATTTTTAGAAGGATGGTGGGCGGCGAAGCATCCTCCCCAAATTCCATCGCCCGGGCCGCAAGATCGCCGATTATCATCTTGAACGCGACATAAGCGTCTTCTGCGGTCACATCGTCCACCATGTCCGAACTCCGTTCTCGACCATGACGGATTGACGCGTCCTCGCAGTCCACCCTTACGAGGGCTTGTTATCCAGTAGGTCGCTGAACGTTACGCCAAGACCTTTGGCGACCTTCTCAACCGATACGATGGTGCTTTTCTTAGACGCGCGCTCGATCTGCGAGATGAACGTGCGATGCAACCCCGCTTCTTCGGCGAGTCTCTCTTGAGACCAGTTCTTGGCCTTTCGAAAAGTCCTCACGCGATCCGCTAGCCAACGCTCGATCTCCATAGAAGGAGAGGGCTTGGATGACGCCCTCTCATCTACAGCCCACTCATCTCATTTCGAGTTGAACCGACGTGAGTTCCGTGGCTGATGTGGCGACATGAGACGAGTAGTATTCAATCCTGCGAAGCAACAGAGCGACCCTTGGCAATCACAGGGGTCGGTTCATAGGGAAAAGGCGGTCGAGCATCTCTTCCTCGGCGAGCTCTCGCGCCATCTGCTGATCCAGACTGGCAGCGGACCTGAAATCCTGAAGGCAGAGCACGACAGCTACGGCTACGATGTCATCATTGAAGTCGCGTCGGTGGTCCGCCACGTCCAGCTGAAGATCTCACATCTCGACGGACGGCGCGCGCACGTCGATGTCTCTACGGTGCTGGCGACGAAGCCCGGCGGATGCGTTCTGTGGATGTTCGTCGATCCGACGACATACGAGATTGGACCCTACTACTGGCTGGGCGGGCGGCCCGGCCAACCGCTCCCTGACCTCGGCGACCGCCCTGTCCGGCACAGCAAGGCGAACGCGCAGGGCGAGAAGGCTGTGCGGCCGGGCCTGCGACGCATACCCAAGGGCCGGTTCTCGCGGCTCGTCTTGATCGACGAGGTCGCCGAAGCGCTCTTCGGACCTGCCAATGACCGGCGCCTCCGCGCGCACCTTGCCTCCCGTCCACCGCAAGGCACCCCTCTGGATCAAGGCTGGCTGGATGCCGTTCGCATGGGCTGCTTCGCGGCGATCCCGCGAGACCTCACCTTCGAAGCCGCCGCCGGCTTGGCGCACCTCATCGACGGCTACGAGCTGGCGTTTGACGCCGGTCTTACGAAAAGCCCGACCTTGGCCGGCGCCGCCCCCTATGCTGACGAAACGTTGCGGCGGGCGATGCAAACGGGTGATTGGGAAGGCGACGCCCTTGAACTCTGGGTCGCCCTCTTCATGGAGCACCGCCGCGAAAGGTTTGGTGGAACGGAGCTCCCGCCGGGCCGAACCCGGCTTCTGAATCTGCTGGTGGATCGGTTGCGGTCTCGCTTGGCGAACGGGACCTGAGGACCATCACTCACGATCCAGCGTCGCTTTCTCGTCAGGATCACTATCGCGTTGCGCCTGCTCGGTAGCCAACCGCTTCCACCTCGGGAGAGGCGCGGTCCAGACACCGCCATTTTCCGGCGGAACGCTGCCGCTTTCCCGCAGCAGCTCCTTGAGCCGTTCGATCTCCTTCTGAGATTCCATCCAGCCTTCGTAGAAGATCGTCTGCATCTCTATGTGGCGGTCGTTCTCGATCGCCGCCGCCTGCACCTCGCGGATGAACCTCCCGGCAGAGATCTGCTTGCCGCCGGCGCCGGACATCCCGAGTTGAAGGAGGTTGGCTTCGTACAGTGTCATTTCCTCCTCCTTCCCGGCGACCTTGATCTTCACCTTCCGCTCGGCGATCCGCATCGCCGCCTCTCTGTTGTCGAACGGAAACCGATGCATGCCGCTGGACTGTGGCTTGGCGCCCCGGCGACCATTCCTGTTGGGGCATTGGCCCTTGACGAACCGCCCGCCCACATCGCGCTTGATCGGGTCGTTCACGCCGCTTCCTCCGCAAGCGCGCGGTCAGCGGCCCGCTCTATCTCCTCGTCCCGACGCGCCTTGACCTCGGCGAAGGCTTCGCCCGTCTCGACCAGGACCGCCGACTTCCGGGTCTTCCGCTGCCAGCGATCAACGATGACGTCGCAATAGCCGGCGTCATACTCGATCAACCTGGCCGCCCGCTTGGTGCGTTCGGCCGCGATCAATGTCGATCCGCTGCCACCGAATGGATCGAGGACGATGTCGCCCCTTTCCGAAACGTCCTTGATCGCGTCGGCGATCATCGCGACGGGCTTCACCGTCGGGTGCAGGGCAAGCTCGGCATCAGGTCCGATCTTGGTCGCGCCGCGATAGTTCCAGACATTGGTGCGATAGCGACCGTTCTTGCCCAGCTCCACGTTGTTGAGGTGGGGAGCAGAGCCGACCTTCCACAGGAACACCATCTCGTGCCTTGAGCGGTACAGCGAGCCCATGCCGCCGTTGTCCTTGGCCCAAATGCAGACGTTCTTCAGCTCGTCGTAGACCGCGCGTCCCGCCGTCATCATCTCGTCGATGTGGCGCCAGTCCATGCATTGGAAGTGCAGTGCGCCGTCGACGCTGACCTCGGCAGCATTCTCGAACACGGTCCGCAGGAACTCGCAGAACTCGTTCGAACTCATCTCGCCGGCCGCCATCGCGAACTCGCGATGCTTGACGCGGCCCAGGCCGCCGACGTGACCGTCGATACGCACATTGTACGGCGGATCGGAAAACACCATTCGCGCCCGATCCGCACCCATGAGGCGGGCGAACGAACCCGGTTCCTGAGAGTCGCCGCACAGCAGGCGGTGCGTCCCAAGGCTCCAGAGATCACCTCGGGCTGTGGTCGGCCATCGACGCGGAGGCTCGTCATTGTCGTCGGGATCGGCCGCCTTCCCCTCCGCGGTGTCCAACAAGACATCCAGATCGACGGTTGAAAAGCCTGTCACGTCGAGTTCGAACTCAAGCGGAAGCTCGGCGAGCTCGACGACTTCGAGCTTCAGGAGTTCCTCATCCCAGCCGGAATTGAGCGCGAGCTTGTTGTCCGCAATGGCATACGCACGGAGTTCTTCCGGCCCGAGATGGGACAGTGCGATCGTCGGCAGAGTCTCCATGCCCAATCGCTTTGCCGCCTCGACCCGTCCGTGACCTGCGACAATGCGATTGTCGTCGCCAAGCAGGATCGGTTGCGTGAACCCGAACTGGCGGATCGATCCCATGATCTGGGCGATCTGCTGCTCGGAGTGAGTACGGAGCACTCGCCTGGCCGGCTTGAGCTCCGCTACCGGCCGCAGGTCCACCTGCGGCCGGTCCACAACGCGGAGGCGGCTCACTTGCGGGTGTCCGCATCAACCTTCAGCAGCGCGCTCGCAAGCGCCGCTTCTGCGGGCGCCGCGCGGCGCACACTCTCCTGCAGGCGCTCCACCGCCTTGGCACGGCTCATCAGGCGCAACTCGCCCGGCCGCACGAAAACCACCACCTGCTCCTTGTTCACCAGACCCAACGCCTGTGTCACCTGGGGTGACAGCACCAGTTCGCCCTGCTCGTTCACGCTCGCAACCATGACAACCTCTTCGTCATCCAACGCCGGCTGGTCACCGACGGCGCGAGTCATACCAGCAACGTTGACATCACCGCAATCGCTAACGTTAGCATTTTTCCTGCGTGCGCGATCGCGAGAGATCGTCGAGTAGACGTGGTTCTCCTTCACGCCGAGGAAGTTTGCGATTTCTTTGCCTGCAATACCAGCTTCATGCAGCGCCCGAATTTTGGCCGAGACGCTCGTGCGGCCCTCGATCAAACGGTCAAAATTGCTCACGTTGATTCCTGCGAATAATTCGCCAATGACGTTATCATAGCAAAATGATCCTCGACTTTAAACGTTACAACGGCCTCTAAAGAGGCCGCTCCGTAGTCTCGGAAGTTGGTTGGGTAGCAGGACCGCGCCGCATGCCTCCGCGATATCGCAGCTTCCGCAGGCAACACCGTGATGGTCTGCGGGGAGCGGATGTGACCCA
This window harbors:
- a CDS encoding recombinase family protein, encoding MSRKRCAIYTRKSSEEGLDQSFNSLDAQREACEAYVRSQVGEGWKALPAKYDDGGFSGGSMERPALDRLLADIRAGKIDIVVVYKVDRLTRSLADFAKIVEVMDKAGASFVSVTQAFNTTTSMGRLTLNVLLSFAQFEREVTGERIRDKIAASKAKGMWMGGNLPLGYDCEDRKLVLNQPEADTVRVIFELYLELGSVPALCAELNRRGVSSKQRMAKAGHIVGGGPFARGALFHLLRNRVYLGEIVHRDKSYPGLHEPIIAPELFQAVQTALDDNVRRHKAKVQASPSRLVGRIVDASGRTMSPSHTRNRHGATFRYYAAVEAARGEKPARISAPVIEDFVLERLRLLAGASTASWEDLAAHLLKVELMPDGVAIEVRTSIARDWQDRLGYHDMLEPAPEGTLRLIPGQRPEVRGGRTWLKAAGERARPDRTLIRALRRSHEILRENGLVPVAGRGALPMGRGVADPYQRKLVELAFLAPDIQHAIMHGRQPPGLTLHQLLDIDLPIEWSEQRRVLDFDRS
- a CDS encoding DUF2924 domain-containing protein, with the translated sequence MSRQTQAMEEVRALNALGLQSLREIWRARYGAPPPLRSPDLLRRILAWRVQAEAFGGLDSETQRALKSNTQPRGLAAGTRLVREWRGVRHEVEVADSGYIYDGERWASLSEIARSITGTRWNGPRFFGLRSDDGK
- a CDS encoding DUF3489 domain-containing protein; translation: MARRRIPEHLVSNLKPAQIEILKSAVGGDLAVDTVDGRIAHALIKRGYLIAVPRDGEASLLTITREGREAAGVRAPKATPVRKIEPAESAPVVEIASGSKTATLRGLLERPEGATVVQMSETTGWLPHSVRGFMAGTLKKKLGLQLVSEKTPSGRVYRLVGATA
- a CDS encoding helix-turn-helix domain-containing protein, with protein sequence MEIERWLADRVRTFRKAKNWSQERLAEEAGLHRTFISQIERASKKSTIVSVEKVAKGLGVTFSDLLDNKPS
- a CDS encoding site-specific DNA-methyltransferase, whose amino-acid sequence is MSRLRVVDRPQVDLRPVAELKPARRVLRTHSEQQIAQIMGSIRQFGFTQPILLGDDNRIVAGHGRVEAAKRLGMETLPTIALSHLGPEELRAYAIADNKLALNSGWDEELLKLEVVELAELPLEFELDVTGFSTVDLDVLLDTAEGKAADPDDNDEPPRRWPTTARGDLWSLGTHRLLCGDSQEPGSFARLMGADRARMVFSDPPYNVRIDGHVGGLGRVKHREFAMAAGEMSSNEFCEFLRTVFENAAEVSVDGALHFQCMDWRHIDEMMTAGRAVYDELKNVCIWAKDNGGMGSLYRSRHEMVFLWKVGSAPHLNNVELGKNGRYRTNVWNYRGATKIGPDAELALHPTVKPVAMIADAIKDVSERGDIVLDPFGGSGSTLIAAERTKRAARLIEYDAGYCDVIVDRWQRKTRKSAVLVETGEAFAEVKARRDEEIERAADRALAEEAA